One region of Eupeodes corollae chromosome 1, idEupCoro1.1, whole genome shotgun sequence genomic DNA includes:
- the LOC129941130 gene encoding protein outspread isoform X2 has product MGTRTTDCRKFSPNIFNKSKCSHCFRQREEHSAAALECNRASRKVSKCGYLFVAPDWDFNNPLYRTKRWQRRWFVLYDDGELTYSVDEHPETVPQASIDMTKVIEVTTAEDVTGHTNSVAITAPDRVTFIKGTCPEESKWWLNILAAFPKSKGRHKRNATFPGGQATTILQQQQSSGTTISGCVVMGSRNRHNSYHNKETLSGMGNSGVGVVVVGGGVGSWDPTSNDNNVNDMDDEDVDVDVDDDEEEINDSDEGTGGMDRNHHHHHHHHQTSNDGQDENNKNAGNEITNRVYTDQPVSSKSPPTRDKIHPETKAQVRIRNRNRTAPSSIQVQQDESESVPPCLLIEDARRDEKLKDIANTITNLSQTSNRWSTSGVGSKINVTVTTVNNALNSQTQGLNDEKPTRDETDFAHYRPAHTNVVNLRPKSLPLASNSTPAIVSAIVKKIPPVLEQATSGNISNKSSPRLQQQLRLLQQQQQKQSQSQSHERGDPDGGCNLDDLSTNYLAKTSELRVNLPAEEILNSKKGWLMKQDGRTGEWTKHWFTLSGAALFYHRDPVSEERGVLDGVLDVNSLTSITEVNASRNYAFQLSTWDKRRLVLSSLSANSRSSWMTVLKNAAGLQPEPKIESECILATELIIKDNTSDDIKSEIEKDFIKAQRNQELILNTSPKLSQDTTSPVIVQKAITTPVTPLTPKNTMFSSDEEYRTASEGGRRDSVDWGSPLSPSPPIPIALLRAKERMRSRPGNCPRLHKRSRSSPPSSRRSTVDSVGSDELPVIHSVQEELNIDKELQFRLGAAEKERDVLRNEAQEREARMSELLTTLERTEQELNARIREMEEARDNLSSQLDEAKRNAEKIVDRLTIEVGDSHKKIKNLEDRLSRGIEENETLYKKLRELESCSPSSFSNLNRHKLKRMDSLSDLTQISDIDPYCLDRDMLADEYNELRSRFEKAVSEIKAMKRELKESQNQFDTLEISYASLKQDLDRQQIEDRSQLQMMAERIQDLTLKYSGSERQVRTLKQKLAKSERRRSLSLKGKEQLTVSKELEIKVTELESKIDEIEKKSPSQQVRTSSASSSSVKKSARRRSLESSASTDSLQFMIRVNDLEKRFECFTSSQQSSAPTIDVKRSSSSPKMSEHLIERLKCLEGVLICSKDRLEQSLHQLQALKSSSRTRRSVSPITDRKDSYRFVERCLVEVVKLIRESCETCVVSEDLTGPGMILLPETNPIKIALIQLEAQLRGKLGDLLKQRRVLRERNELTTRKDLELLAERIAFESVCFGKLRESINRAENPELFGQRQTRAEIAETSQLMSMLKAKLGGKCAFKPSGSLDVLAGVLARRLILSSFRKDKTKVPEMDPVEPKILEELLRQQNEINLIAKRYKNNAMENLASGLAAETLSYISSNDLVQGAVQEAWRQAQETVNAELVQSEIAHIMIRNAERFETSITPSFGYTLTAEERITFESFADAVHESLRKEMDNAIEQLSQCYDEALQKMKRGQWRMHLEQERKASEGRQLLSEFADIVAHKALVDARIAVLRGDYTTTESATQLATMDPGNAFSVSSLQKYENLFEELSNDLQISNPDDILAEADFEFVYKNRTIDFISDRAVLKDIANFLSQLEQSIGNLKRAIHPNIAFIEPKTIELNTLADVCQKCCDIRAQTDGLLDDVQNFRASCSSCSQLQDTICDLHVQHESQLMRMQQDHAKNMSMLMQQADSQRHNLESLERERNSLLDEIHQQSSLVDDHARELATLTMKLKSKEEECHRKENDNLDLMDRLEDQTEKIHNYQTDRESLEGKCSRQDEEYAVLLQERDFIQSELNKERERCRRMERRLEMLEVEHGKQLECLQEAYRDQILSHCSDFTNIADEESFRQRYQQEIEQLRTLCEKGLTAMESSHRRIINDLEDKHRQEIDRLLMEKETALAEETQATLAALDAMRKAHQSEVQREVARFKQEFLRQFQKGEHSIDNTKINEEELEELRQEILSFSEKYSIKCVENAALEEKLRSANQKLKHFQQMQQIELRNKQFRAHLASEDPLSDVNFVQGLTSSKDELPCPDSEV; this is encoded by the exons agatGGCAACGAAGGTGGTTTGTGCTGTACGACGATGGCGAGCTAACATATTCCGTGGACGAACAC CCCGAAACAGTCCCGCAAGCAAGTATCGATATGACAAAAGTCATCGAAGTCACCACTGCCGAAGATGTTACCGGCCATACAAATTCAGTTGCCATCACAGCACCAGATCGTGTCACCTTCATTAAGGGTACCTGTCCCGAAGAATCCAAATGGTGGTTGAATATATTAGCGGCTTTCCCCAAATCAAAGGGTCGTCACAAAAGAAATGCAACGTTTCCTGGCGGTCAGGCAACAACgatattacaacaacaacaatcgaGCGGTACTACAATCAGCGGTTGTGTTGTGATGGGATCACGTAATCGCCATAATTCATATCACAATAAGGAAACACTAAGCGGAATGGGAAATTCtggtgttggtgttgttgttgttggtggcgGTGTTGGTTCTTGGGATCCAACAAGCAATGACAATAATGTAAATGATATGGATGATGAGGATGTAGATGTGGATGTGGATGATGacgaagaagaaataaatgatTCCGATGAGGGAACTGGAGGCATGGATCGtaatcatcatcaccatcatcatcatcatcagaccTCAAATGATGGACAGGATGAGAACAATAAAAATGCTGGCAATGAGATCACAAATAGAG TTTATACCGACCAGCCAGTCTCATCGAAGTCGCCACCCACACGAGATAAAATTCATCCTGAAACGAAGGCTCAAGTTCGCATTAGGAATCGCAATCGGACAGCACCATCATCAATTCAGGTGCAACAGGATGAATCCGAGTCGG TTCCGCCTTGTTTGCTGATCGAAGACGCCCGACGTGACGAAAAACTAAAGGACATCGCTAACACAATCACGAATCTAAGTCAAACATCAAATCGCTGGAGTACATCCGGTGTAGGCAGTAAAATCAATGTAACAGTAACAACAGTCAACAATGCCCTAAACAGTCAGACGCAGGGCTTGAACGACGAGAAACCAACCCGCGATGAAACAGACTTTGCCCATTATCGACCTGCCCATACAAATGTTGTCAATCTTAGACCAAAGTCATTGCCTCTGGCATCGAATTCAACGCCGGCCATAGTGTCAGCCATAGTCAAGAAAATTCCGCCTGTTCTCGAACAAGCGACTAGTGGTAATATTAGTAATAAATCTAGTCCCAGATTGCAACAACAATTGCGCCTGcttcaacagcaacagcagaaaCAGTCTCAGTCGCAGTCTCATGAGAGAGGCGATCCAGATGGTGGGTGTAATTTAGATGATTTATCGACGAATTATCTGGCCAAAACCTCAGAGCTGAGAGTCAATTTGCCGGCGGAGGAAATTCTGAACTCGAAGAAGGGCTGGCTGATGAAGCAAGATGGGCGAACTGGTGAGTGGACGAAACATTGGTTCACACTAAGTGGAGCAGCGTTGTTCTACCACCGTGATCCGGTGTCAGAGGAACGTGGTGTTTTAGATGGTGTGCTCGATGTAAATAGTTTAACGAGTATCACTGAAGTGAATGCTTCGCGAAATTACGCCTTCCAACTATCGACTTGGGACAAACGTCGGCTGGTTTTATCGAGTTTATCGGCGAATTCCCGCAGCAGCTGGATGACAGTTTTGAAAAACGCTGCTGGTCTTCAGCCAGAGCCCAAAATCGAAAGTGAATGTATTCTGGCGACAGAACTGATAATCAAAGATAATACAAGCGATGATATTAAGAGTGAAATAGAGAAGGACTTCATCAAGGCTCAAAGAAACCAGGAGTTAATCTTAAACACAAGTCCTAAGctatctcaagatacaacaagCCCAGTGATTGTACAAAAGGCTATCACCACACCAGTCACACCTTTGACTCCAAAGAACACGATGTTTTCCTCGGACGAAGAGTACCGAACTGCTTCGGAGGGTGGGCGGAGAGATAGTGTGGATTGGGGATCTCCGCTCTCGCCATCCCCACCCATACCGATTGCTTTGCTAAGGGCCAAAGAACGTATGCGATCACGCCCTGGGAACTGTCCGAGACTTCACAAGCGTAGTAGGTCCTCGCCGCCAAGCTCAAGGAGGAGTACTGTTGATAGTGTGGGCTCTGATGAATTGCCAGTGATTCACTCAGTTCAGGAAGAACTCAATATCGACAAAGAGCTACAATTTCGACTCGGAGCTGCCGAAAAAGAGCGAGACGTGCTGCGTAATGAAGCCCAGGAACGCGAAGCGCGAATGTCGGAACTTTTAACAACCCTCGAGCGAACCGAACAAGAGTTAAACGCTCGAATAAGGGAAATGGAAGAAGCTCGAGATAATCTCTCCAGCCAACTGGACGAAGCCAAAAGAAATGCTGAGAAAATCGTCGACCGGTTAACGATCGAGGTCGGCGATAGtcataagaaaatcaaaaaccttGAAGATCGCCTATCTCGGGGTATTGAAGAGAATGAAACGCTTTACAAAAAATTGCGAGAACTTGAGAGCTGCAGCCCCTCGAGTTTTAGCAATCTTAACCGACACAAGTTGAAACGGATGGATTCACTCAGTGACCTTACACAAATCAGCGACATCGATCCGTACTGCTTGGATCGTGACATGTTAGCGGATGAATACAATGAACTCAGGTCGAGGTTTGAAAAAGCTGTGAGTGAGATCAAGGCCATGAAGCGGGAACTCAAGGAATCACAAAACCAATTCGATACATTGGAAATATCGTATGCATCTCTCAAACAAGACCTTGATCGTCAGCAAATTGAAGATCGCTCCCAGTTGCAAATGATGGCCGAGCGTATTCAAGACCTAACCCTAAAATACAGTGGTTCCGAGAGGCAGGTGCGTACATTGAAACAGAAACTGGCCAAGTCTGAGCGCAGGCGATCACTTTCTCTTAAGGGCAAGGAACAATTGACAGTCTCAAAAGAACTTGAAATCAAAGTTACCGAACTGGAGTCGAAGATCGACGAAATCGAAAAGAAGTCACCAAGTCAGCAAGTGCGAACGTCCTCTGCTTCGTCAAGTTCGGTAAAGAAATCAGCTCGTAGACGATCCCTCGAAAGTTCAGCCAGTACGGATTCATTGCAATTTATGATTCGAGTGAACGATCTTGAGAAACGTTTCGAATGCTTTACCTCATCACAACAATCATCAGCACCAACAATCGATGTCAAACGGAGCTCGTCTAGTCCCAAAATGTCCGAGCATCTAATTGAGCGTCTAAAGTGCCTAGAAGGAGTGCTGATTTGTAGTAAGGATCGTCTCGAACAGAGCCTACATCAACTACAGGCCCTAAAATCGTCGTCACGAACCCGTAGATCAGTTTCACCCATCACGGATCGCAAAGATTCTTATAGATTTGTAGAACGTTGTCTTGTAGAAGTGGTTAAGTTGATTCGCGAGTCATGTGAGACGTGCGTCGTAAGTGAAGATCTTACGGGACCCGGAATGATTCTCCTGCCTGAAACAAACCCCATTAAGATCGCCTTGATACAGCTGGAAGCCCAGCTTCGTGGAAAGCTGGGTGATCTATTGAAACAAAGACGAGTGCTTAGGGAACGCAACGAGCTCACCACTCGCAAAGACCTCGAGTTGCTGGCCGAGAGGATAGCTTTCGAAAGTGTCTGTTTTGGAAAACTTCGGGAATCCATCAATCGTGCTGAGAATCCTGAACTTTTCGGACAGCGACAAACTCGTGCCGAAATCGCGGAAACCTCTCAGCTAATGTCTATGTTAAAGGCTAAGCTCGGGGGTAAATGTGCATTCAAGCCCAGTGGAAGCCTCGACGTTCTAGCTGGGGTGCTCGCCCGACGCCTTATCCTCTCCTCGTTTCGTAAGGACAAAACAAAAGTGCCCGAAATGGATCCTGTCGAACCAAAGATTCTCGAAGAACTTCTTCGTCAACAAAACGAGATCAACCTGATCGCAAAACGGTACAAAAACAACGCCATGGAAAATCTGGCTTCAGGGCTGGCGGCAGAGACGCTCAGTTACATAAGTTCCAATGATCTAGTGCAGGGAGCTGTTCAAGAAGCTTGGCGGCAAGCACAAGAAACTGTGAATGCGGAGCTAGTGCAATCAGAGATAGCACACATAATGATAAGGAATGCAGAACGATTTGAGACTTCCATAACACCTTCATTCGGATACACGTTAACAGCTGAGGAGCGAATAACCTTCGAGTCCTTCGCTGACGCGGTTCACGAAAGCCTTCGCAAGGAAATGGATAATGCAATCGAACAACTTTCCCAGTGCTATGATGAAGCTTTGCAAAAAATGAAACGGGGCCAGTGGAGAATGCATTTGGAGCAAGAACGAAAAGCAAGTGAAGGCCGGCAATTGTTATCTGAGTTTGCTGACATCGTTGCCCATAAGGCGTTAGTGGATGCGAGAATAGCAGTTCTACGGGGTGATTACACTACCACGGAAAGTGCTACTCAGCTCGCTACCATGGACCCGGGCAATGCGTTTAGTGTGTCGAGcttgcaaaaatatgaaaatctctTCGAAGAACTCTCGAACGATCTGCAGATTTCTAACCCCGACGACATCTTGGCTGAAGCTGACTTTgagtttgtgtacaaaaatagaACGATAGACTTTATCAGCGATCGAGCTGTTCTTAAAGACATCGCAAACTTCCTTAGTCAATTGGAGCAATCTATTGGCAATCTCAAGCGTGCTATCCATCCAAATATTGCCTTCATCGAACCTAAGACAATCGAACTAAACACCCTAGCGGATGTCTGTCAGAAATGTTGTGACATTAGGGCCCAAACTGATGGTCTCCTCGATGATGTACAAAACTTTAGAGCTTCTTGCTCCAGTTGTTCTCAGCTACAAGATACCATCTGTGATTTGCATGTGCAGCACGAGTCCCAACTCATGCGAATGCAACAGGATCATGCCAAAAATATGTCCATGCTGATGCAGCAAGCCGACAGTCAGCGTCACAATCTCGAATCTCTTGAAAGGGAACGCAATTCCCTGCTGGACGAAATCCACCAGCAGTCGAGTTTGGTTGACGATCACGCACGTGAACTGGCCACACTGACCATGAAACTaaaatccaaagaagaagagTGCCATCGCAAGGAAAATGACAATTTAGATCTGATGGATCGACTGGAAGACCAAACCGAAAAGATTCACAACTATCAGACGGATAGGGAAAGCTTGGAAGGAAAGTGTTCGCGACAAGACGAGGAATATGCAGTTCTACTTCAGGAGCGTGATTTCATTCAGTCTGAACTGAATAAGGAACGTGAACGGTGCAGACGTATGGAGCGACGTTTGGAAATGCTCGAGGTTGAACATGGCAAGCAATTGGAATGCCTCCAGGAGGCATACCGCGACCAAATTCTTTCACATTGCTCAGATTTTACGAATATCGCTGACGAGGAGAGTTTCCGGCAGCGATACCAACAGGAGATCGAACAGTTAAGA ACACTCTGTGAGAAAGGTCTGACAGCAATGGAATCATCACATCGTAGAATAATCAACGATCTGGAAGATAAACATCGACAAGAAATAGATAGACTTCTCATGGAGAAGGAAACAGCTTTAGCCGAAGAAACTCAG gcaACTCTGGCTGCTTTAGATGCAATGCGTAAGGCACACCAAAGTGAAGTTCAAAGAGAGGTTGCACGTTTCAAGCAGGAATTCCTAAGGCAATTCCAAAAGGGTGAACACTCAATTGATAACACCAAAATAAATGA AGAGGAACTCGAAGAATTAAGACAAgaaattttgtcattttctgAGAAATACTCAATAAAATGCGTTGAAAATGCAGCCCTCGAAGAGAAACTGCGTTCGGctaatcaaaaactaaaacattttcaacaaatgcaacaaattgaattgag aaaCAAACAGTTCCGTGCACATTTAGCATCTGAGGACCCATTGAGTGATGTAAATTTCGTGCAAGGACTGACTTCATCCAAAGATGAATTGCCATGCCCAGACAGTGAG